Proteins from a single region of Flavobacterium sp. YJ01:
- a CDS encoding AraC family transcriptional regulator, with translation MKKENLYEPFTVSFETLKEYPDVGDRHNFFELVYILEGTGRQCINKNIFEYDPGHLFLLTPEDCHNFTIETQTKFFFLRFNDIYLKNSSLQNENIQRLEYILQNANHQPGCILKNDPDKCLVKVMIEAICREHQDKDVYNQELIQQLVNTLIIIVARNIAKYLPEQVTISTEAKAMDILQYIQNNIYYPEKIKAESISDYFGISNTYLGRYFKKHASETMQQYISNYKTKLIEHRLQFSDKRINEIAYEFGFTDESHFNKFFRKQKGYSPSEFRKTIRLSA, from the coding sequence ATGAAAAAAGAAAACTTATACGAACCTTTTACGGTTTCTTTTGAGACGCTGAAGGAATATCCAGATGTTGGAGATCGTCATAATTTTTTTGAGCTGGTTTATATTTTAGAAGGAACAGGAAGACAGTGCATTAATAAAAATATTTTTGAATACGATCCTGGTCATTTGTTTTTATTAACGCCAGAAGACTGTCATAATTTTACGATTGAAACTCAAACTAAATTTTTCTTTTTGAGATTTAATGATATTTATTTGAAAAATTCGAGTTTGCAGAATGAAAATATCCAACGATTGGAATATATTCTTCAAAATGCCAATCATCAACCAGGTTGTATTCTTAAGAATGATCCGGATAAATGTTTGGTAAAAGTGATGATTGAAGCTATTTGCCGTGAACATCAGGATAAAGATGTGTACAATCAGGAATTGATTCAGCAATTGGTAAACACGCTTATTATTATTGTGGCTAGAAATATTGCAAAGTATCTTCCAGAGCAGGTTACAATAAGTACAGAAGCAAAGGCAATGGATATTCTGCAATATATTCAGAATAATATTTATTATCCAGAAAAGATTAAAGCAGAATCGATAAGCGATTATTTCGGAATTTCGAATACGTATTTAGGGCGTTATTTTAAGAAACATGCTAGCGAAACGATGCAGCAATATATAAGTAATTATAAAACAAAACTGATTGAACATCGTTTGCAATTCAGCGATAAGCGTATCAATGAAATTGCTTATGAATTTGGATTTACGGATGAAAGCCATTTTAATAAGTTCTTTAGAAAACAAAAAGGATATAGTCCGTCTGAGTTTAGAAAGACGATTCGGTTGAGTGCTTAA
- a CDS encoding NAD(P)H-dependent oxidoreductase codes for MKKIFIINGGQKFAHSGGQFNKTVQDWTLEFLSKNNNYEIKTTHIEDQIDLQKEVEKFVWADLIIYHTPVWWFQLPNLFKKYIDDVFTQGHNNGIYKSDGRSRVNPDINYGTGGLLHGRKYMLTTSWNAPATAFTLPGEFFDETSVDDGVMFGFHKMNKFTGMEKINGFHFHDVEKGATTENIITFKEQYTKHLEQTFKNL; via the coding sequence ATGAAAAAAATATTTATAATTAACGGCGGACAGAAATTCGCACATTCAGGAGGTCAATTCAACAAAACCGTTCAAGATTGGACTCTTGAATTTCTTTCTAAAAATAATAATTACGAAATAAAAACAACTCACATCGAAGACCAAATTGATCTTCAGAAAGAAGTTGAAAAATTCGTTTGGGCAGATTTAATTATCTATCATACACCAGTTTGGTGGTTTCAATTGCCAAACCTTTTCAAAAAATACATCGATGATGTTTTCACGCAAGGACACAACAACGGAATTTATAAAAGTGACGGAAGAAGTCGTGTAAATCCAGATATTAATTACGGAACTGGCGGACTCCTGCACGGACGCAAATACATGTTGACTACAAGCTGGAATGCACCTGCAACTGCTTTTACGCTTCCAGGAGAATTTTTCGATGAAACCTCTGTTGATGACGGCGTAATGTTTGGTTTCCACAAAATGAACAAATTCACTGGAATGGAAAAAATAAACGGATTTCATTTTCATGATGTAGAAAAAGGTGCAACAACAGAAAATATTATTACCTTTAAAGAACAATATACCAAACACTTAGAGCAAACTTTTAAAAATCTATAA
- a CDS encoding methyltransferase domain-containing protein, translating to MAKRLTQSALSARDKKNKDMKKSTIEEIKERFDNDVERFSNLETGQVATIDATISLELITEASKRIVPNAKSILDVGCGAGNYTLKMLSKLSNLDCTLIDLSLPMLNRAFERVSAETNGKVEIKQGDIREVDLEENSFDIILAGAVLHHLRDDNDWETTFTKLFKLLKPSGCLMISDLITQDTELLNEYTWQRYGDYLEGIGGEDYRQKVLDYIEKEDSPRSMNYQLDLMKKVGFSKVEILHKNMCFGAFGGIK from the coding sequence ATAGCAAAAAGATTAACTCAATCTGCTTTGTCTGCGAGAGATAAAAAAAACAAAGACATGAAAAAATCAACTATTGAAGAAATCAAAGAACGATTTGACAATGATGTCGAACGATTTTCTAATTTAGAAACGGGACAAGTAGCAACAATTGATGCTACAATCTCTTTAGAATTAATAACTGAAGCTTCAAAACGCATTGTTCCGAATGCAAAAAGCATCTTAGACGTAGGTTGCGGCGCTGGAAATTATACTTTAAAAATGTTGTCTAAATTATCAAATCTAGATTGCACTTTAATCGATTTGAGTTTGCCAATGTTGAATCGCGCTTTTGAAAGGGTTTCAGCGGAAACCAACGGAAAAGTAGAAATAAAACAGGGCGATATTCGCGAAGTAGATTTAGAGGAAAATAGTTTTGATATTATTTTGGCTGGAGCAGTTTTGCATCATTTGCGTGATGATAACGATTGGGAAACGACTTTTACTAAATTGTTTAAATTATTGAAACCTAGCGGTTGTTTGATGATTTCTGATTTGATTACGCAAGACACAGAATTATTAAACGAATATACTTGGCAGCGTTACGGTGATTATTTGGAAGGAATCGGTGGGGAGGACTACCGTCAGAAGGTTTTGGATTATATAGAAAAAGAAGATTCTCCGAGATCTATGAATTATCAATTGGATTTAATGAAAAAAGTAGGTTTCTCAAAAGTCGAAATTTTGCATAAAAATATGTGTTTCGGTGCTTTTGGCGGAATTAAATAA
- a CDS encoding acetyl-CoA C-acyltransferase, whose amino-acid sequence MNKRVVIVSAVRTPIGSFMGGLSTVPAPKLGAAAIKGALSKINLDPKLVDEVFMGNVIQAGVGQAPARQAALFAGLSEEVAATTVNKVCASGMKAVMFAAQAIACGDAEIVVAGGMESMSLIPHYVQMRAGNKFGPATMLDGMQKDGLTDAYDNNAMGVCADLCATEYNISREEQDAFAIQSYERSAKAWDAGKFDNEVVPVEVPQRRGEPIIFSKDEEYTNVKLDKIPSLAPVFTKDGTVTAANASTINDGAAALVLMSEEKANALGLKPLAYIKGYADAAQEPKWFTTSPVKALPKALDKAGISISDVDYFEFNEAFSVVGLANAKILNLDNEKVNVNGGAVSLGHPLGASGARIIVTLLNVLEQNNAKTGAAAICNGGGGASAIVIERA is encoded by the coding sequence ATGAACAAAAGAGTTGTTATCGTTTCTGCCGTTAGAACACCTATCGGAAGTTTCATGGGAGGGTTATCTACCGTACCTGCACCAAAATTAGGCGCTGCCGCTATAAAGGGAGCTCTTTCAAAAATTAACCTAGACCCAAAATTAGTTGATGAAGTTTTCATGGGAAATGTAATTCAGGCTGGTGTTGGACAAGCTCCAGCTCGTCAAGCAGCGCTTTTTGCTGGTTTGTCTGAAGAAGTTGCCGCTACAACTGTTAACAAAGTTTGTGCTTCTGGAATGAAAGCTGTTATGTTTGCTGCCCAAGCGATCGCATGCGGAGACGCTGAAATTGTAGTGGCGGGCGGAATGGAAAGTATGAGCTTGATTCCTCATTATGTACAAATGCGTGCTGGAAATAAATTTGGCCCTGCAACTATGCTTGACGGAATGCAAAAAGATGGTTTAACAGATGCTTATGACAACAACGCAATGGGAGTTTGCGCTGATTTATGTGCAACTGAATACAACATCAGCCGTGAAGAACAAGATGCTTTCGCGATTCAATCTTACGAAAGAAGCGCAAAAGCTTGGGATGCTGGAAAATTTGATAACGAAGTTGTTCCCGTAGAAGTTCCACAAAGACGCGGCGAACCAATTATATTTTCTAAAGATGAAGAATACACTAATGTTAAATTAGATAAAATTCCATCTTTAGCTCCAGTTTTTACAAAAGACGGAACTGTAACTGCTGCAAACGCTTCTACAATAAACGACGGAGCGGCTGCTTTGGTTTTAATGTCTGAAGAAAAAGCAAATGCATTGGGCTTAAAACCTTTGGCTTACATAAAAGGTTACGCAGATGCTGCACAAGAGCCTAAATGGTTTACAACAAGCCCTGTAAAAGCGCTTCCAAAAGCTTTAGACAAAGCTGGGATTTCAATTTCAGATGTTGATTATTTTGAATTCAACGAAGCTTTTTCTGTCGTTGGCTTAGCTAACGCAAAAATCTTAAACCTAGATAACGAGAAAGTAAACGTAAACGGCGGTGCAGTTTCTTTAGGACACCCTCTTGGAGCATCTGGAGCGCGTATTATTGTAACTTTACTTAATGTTTTAGAACAAAACAATGCAAAAACTGGAGCTGCTGCAATTTGCAACGGTGGCGGTGGAGCATCTGCAATTGTTATTGAAAGAGCCTAA
- a CDS encoding DUF3291 domain-containing protein yields MSNYHLAEINIAKMKGIDINDPIMKEFVDNLDAVNILAEESEGFVWRLKDDSYNATSLNPYNDEQIIINVSVWENIETLEHYMYKTFHSEFLRRRKEWFHKFGKTHTAMWWIPKGHIPTTEEAVEKLDYLQKNGASELVFDLRNKYPMPAHA; encoded by the coding sequence ATGAGCAATTATCATCTTGCCGAAATCAATATTGCTAAAATGAAAGGTATCGACATCAACGATCCTATCATGAAAGAATTTGTAGATAATTTAGATGCTGTAAACATTCTTGCTGAAGAAAGCGAAGGTTTTGTCTGGAGACTAAAAGACGATAGTTACAACGCCACAAGTTTGAATCCGTACAATGATGAACAGATTATTATCAATGTATCGGTTTGGGAAAACATAGAAACTTTGGAACATTATATGTATAAAACTTTTCACAGCGAATTTCTAAGACGAAGAAAAGAATGGTTTCACAAATTCGGAAAAACGCATACTGCCATGTGGTGGATTCCAAAAGGACATATTCCAACTACGGAAGAAGCCGTTGAGAAATTAGATTATCTTCAAAAAAACGGAGCATCAGAATTAGTTTTCGATCTTCGAAACAAATATCCAATGCCAGCTCATGCATAG
- a CDS encoding C40 family peptidase, which produces MFGICNLAIVPVRSEPSDRSEIVTQLLFGEHIEILERQNQWAKIRIQFDDYIGWVDSKQYQLITEQQFNLLSKEAIILNADLIDYITAPDNLLLPIPLGASLSFLNNSEINTSNFDFEGTKTSGIKPKSALIKTAFMYLNAPYLWGGKTPFGIDCSGFTQMVYKLNGYKIHRDASQQALEGDPLSFIEECEAGDLAFFDNDEGNITHVGIIMDNNYIIHASGKVRIDRLDHTGIYNPELNKHTHKLRVIKKII; this is translated from the coding sequence ATGTTCGGAATTTGTAATTTAGCTATAGTACCTGTTCGGTCTGAACCAAGTGACAGAAGTGAAATCGTTACACAACTTTTGTTTGGAGAACATATCGAAATTTTAGAGCGCCAAAATCAATGGGCAAAGATAAGAATTCAATTTGACGACTATATTGGCTGGGTAGATTCTAAGCAATATCAACTTATTACTGAACAGCAATTTAACTTGTTAAGCAAAGAAGCCATTATCTTAAATGCCGATTTGATTGACTACATAACTGCACCAGATAATTTATTACTTCCTATTCCGCTTGGGGCTTCTTTATCTTTTTTGAATAATAGCGAAATCAATACTTCGAATTTTGATTTTGAAGGAACCAAAACTAGTGGCATAAAACCTAAAAGCGCTTTGATAAAAACCGCTTTTATGTATTTGAATGCTCCTTATTTGTGGGGAGGAAAAACACCTTTTGGCATTGATTGTTCCGGTTTTACTCAAATGGTTTACAAATTAAACGGCTACAAAATTCATCGCGATGCTTCTCAACAAGCACTTGAAGGAGATCCGTTAAGTTTTATCGAAGAATGTGAAGCTGGAGATTTAGCCTTTTTTGATAATGATGAAGGAAATATTACTCACGTTGGTATTATAATGGACAATAATTACATCATTCACGCAAGTGGAAAAGTCCGCATTGACCGTTTAGACCACACTGGAATTTATAACCCTGAATTAAACAAGCATACTCATAAACTTCGTGTAATTAAAAAGATTATTTAA
- a CDS encoding aldo/keto reductase — translation MEYRKLGNSELELSAITYGAFAIGGTMWGGTEKQDSIESVQASIDHGVTTIDTAPFYGFGLSEEMIGEAIKPYDRSKIQLLTKFGLVWDGSNKGKGDFFFDADDNGKKVPIYKYSSKENVIKEIEESLKRLKTDYIDLLQIHWPDSTTPISETMEAVETLIQQGKIRAFGVSNYNVAQIHEAQKTVQVASDQVAYSMLNRAIETDLIPFTVSENIGIIAYSPMERGLLTGKYFTDSKLKENDHRNGYFGKFDLQQVKTLIEELSSLAHSKHISISQLVLRWTTLQKGIAIVLAGARNAEQAISNAKTMDFDLSVSELEFINQAIAKIK, via the coding sequence ATGGAATATAGAAAATTAGGCAACTCAGAATTAGAATTATCAGCTATAACATACGGCGCTTTTGCCATTGGAGGAACAATGTGGGGAGGAACAGAAAAGCAAGATTCTATAGAATCTGTTCAGGCTTCTATTGATCACGGAGTTACAACAATAGACACCGCACCTTTTTACGGATTTGGTTTAAGTGAAGAAATGATAGGTGAAGCTATAAAACCTTACGATCGTTCTAAAATTCAATTACTTACAAAATTTGGTTTGGTTTGGGACGGTAGCAACAAAGGAAAAGGTGATTTCTTCTTTGATGCAGACGATAATGGCAAAAAAGTTCCGATTTACAAATATTCATCAAAAGAAAATGTAATCAAAGAAATCGAAGAAAGCTTAAAACGTCTTAAAACCGATTATATTGATTTGCTGCAAATTCACTGGCCAGATTCAACAACTCCAATTTCTGAAACAATGGAAGCGGTTGAAACTTTAATTCAACAAGGAAAAATTAGAGCTTTTGGAGTAAGCAATTATAATGTTGCACAAATTCATGAAGCACAAAAGACAGTTCAAGTAGCTTCAGATCAAGTAGCTTATAGTATGTTAAACCGCGCAATCGAAACAGATTTAATTCCATTTACAGTTTCAGAAAACATCGGAATCATTGCTTATAGTCCAATGGAAAGAGGTTTATTAACTGGAAAATATTTCACAGACAGTAAATTAAAAGAAAACGATCACAGAAACGGTTATTTCGGAAAATTCGATTTACAGCAAGTAAAAACTCTAATCGAAGAATTGAGTTCATTAGCACATTCAAAACACATTTCAATTTCACAATTGGTTTTACGCTGGACAACTTTACAAAAAGGAATCGCAATTGTTTTAGCTGGAGCAAGAAACGCAGAACAAGCCATTTCAAACGCCAAAACTATGGATTTCGATTTATCAGTTTCAGAATTAGAATTTATTAATCAGGCAATTGCTAAAATAAAATAA
- a CDS encoding LysR substrate-binding domain-containing protein, giving the protein MELRHLKYFLAVAEELNFTKASEKLFISQPPLSRQIAELEDELQAKLFIRNNKKVELTEAGKYFQKEVKSLFQNLEHISLKTKKIAENVSGEFRIAYISSIYSSIISDLIKHLKAQFPYVNFKLFEISTTKQIDALEQGKIEMGIIRSPIQSPKIKSHLWFKDGFSLVYNKKSVQIKSENDILKLKDETFIFFNKDYAPHYHEVLLELCAFYGFTPKIIHEANNINSIVQLVKNGLGISIVPSNIAKNNQDSEIGFIELKKVNLHTNVSIIISKEDDSEITQSAVDFLLPQRR; this is encoded by the coding sequence ATGGAATTACGTCATTTAAAATATTTTTTGGCTGTAGCCGAAGAACTGAACTTTACCAAAGCTTCAGAAAAACTTTTTATTTCCCAACCTCCATTAAGCCGTCAGATTGCTGAATTGGAAGATGAACTTCAGGCAAAACTTTTCATTAGAAATAATAAAAAAGTAGAACTAACAGAAGCCGGAAAATATTTCCAAAAAGAAGTTAAATCTCTATTTCAGAATTTGGAACACATTTCATTAAAAACAAAAAAAATAGCAGAGAACGTCTCGGGCGAGTTCAGAATTGCTTATATAAGTTCGATTTATTCTTCTATAATTTCAGATTTAATCAAACATCTGAAAGCGCAATTTCCATACGTAAATTTTAAACTTTTTGAGATTTCAACAACGAAGCAAATCGATGCTTTAGAACAGGGAAAAATAGAAATGGGGATTATTCGATCTCCAATACAATCTCCCAAAATAAAATCACATCTTTGGTTTAAAGACGGATTTTCATTGGTTTACAATAAAAAATCTGTTCAGATAAAATCAGAAAACGATATTTTAAAATTGAAAGACGAAACATTTATTTTCTTCAACAAAGATTACGCGCCGCATTATCACGAAGTTTTATTGGAGCTTTGCGCTTTTTATGGCTTTACACCGAAGATTATTCACGAAGCGAATAACATCAATTCAATTGTGCAATTAGTCAAAAATGGTTTAGGAATTTCGATTGTTCCGTCGAACATTGCCAAAAACAATCAAGATTCTGAAATTGGTTTTATCGAATTGAAAAAAGTGAATCTTCATACTAATGTTTCGATTATAATTTCAAAAGAAGATGATTCTGAGATTACACAATCTGCCGTTGATTTTTTATTGCCGCAAAGACGCTAA
- a CDS encoding putative quinol monooxygenase: MISITAILKSKPEHLIEVQNLLTHLVTETRKETACIRYDLHTSENVFILWEEWKDQPGLDLHNSQSYLQDFIKKTETLVSSPIQVYKTAQTL, from the coding sequence ATGATCTCAATTACAGCAATTTTAAAAAGTAAACCAGAGCATCTAATTGAAGTTCAGAACCTTCTGACGCATTTAGTAACCGAAACTAGAAAAGAAACTGCATGTATCCGTTACGATTTACATACTTCAGAAAATGTTTTTATTCTTTGGGAAGAATGGAAAGATCAGCCAGGTTTAGATTTACACAACAGCCAATCTTATCTTCAAGATTTTATTAAAAAAACAGAAACGCTTGTTTCTAGTCCAATTCAGGTTTACAAAACTGCACAGACTTTATAA
- a CDS encoding outer membrane beta-barrel family protein has translation MRQTILVVCCFLFLSNALQAQISGTVKGYVTDTINKSSLNEASVSLLRAKDSVLVKFTRAKENGSFELNNIKAGKFILLVSYPKYADFVDQFSVDSTKLIKDYGKINLADKGRILSEIIIKGNRAAMKIKGDTLEFDPKAFKIEPNAKVEDLIKQFPGIQIDKDGKITAQGETVTKVLVDGEEFFGDDPTLVTKNLRADMVDKVQLYDKKSDQAAFTGIDDGQKTKTLNVKLKEDKKNGHFGKVELGGGTDNFYKGQAMFNKFWDKKKLAAYGILGNTGQVGLGWGDKDKYGQSGYQVTDDGGIYFSNNGNDEFDSWDGQFNGEGIPVVQTGGIHFDNKWNKDKESINANYKIGDIKLSGNRNDINQQNLSSSSIYNASDKNFEKNMTKNKLDLAYEIKIDTTLTLKLNVDGLFKKSNSSDAEMRKGTEEQGNQLNNLKQTNNNNVDDKAFNINTLLTKRLKKTGRTLSLNLSQSSTNSKSDGYLNSRAEFFTPSVISPDSTKVVDQNKVNNISNTAFKSNLIYTEPLSKSLSLILNYGFNISNGKADRKSFNQSSNGDYNVLDSIFSNNYELDQTINQVGAIFNYKKNKTVFSFGSKFSGVNFKQYDVYADSYFKQKFVNYMPQISYQYNFKQRESLRLSYNGNTDQPTLDQLQPIRNNENQLNTIVGNPNLDPSFRNILRGSYYSYKVLTNQYFSVNGSYNFTINPIISNVVTNDRGESISQFVNLENKASTSYYLNSNFGKTIKAIDMTAGIGLSANKNVNYNYINTKLNKTKNSTYSFNLNLSKYKEKKYNFNTSFGPTYNVADASINENSDSNGWGFNGNFWTSVELPFKLEISTDGNYQYNGKTQVIQETFERFIWNASITKKFLKSDNLRVSITGRDLLNQNVGFNRSAYNGNISQSTYTTIQRYFMFSVSWDFSKMGGGEIKQN, from the coding sequence ATGAGACAAACAATTCTAGTAGTATGCTGTTTTCTTTTTTTATCAAATGCTTTACAGGCACAAATATCAGGCACAGTTAAAGGATATGTAACAGATACCATAAACAAATCTAGTCTAAACGAAGCATCAGTCTCTTTGTTAAGAGCAAAAGATTCTGTTTTAGTAAAATTTACTCGAGCTAAAGAAAATGGTTCTTTTGAGTTGAATAATATTAAAGCTGGTAAATTTATTTTACTAGTTTCTTATCCCAAATATGCTGATTTTGTAGATCAATTTTCTGTTGATTCCACCAAGTTAATCAAAGATTATGGTAAAATTAATTTGGCTGATAAAGGAAGAATATTATCCGAAATAATTATAAAAGGCAATAGAGCCGCTATGAAAATCAAAGGAGATACGTTAGAATTTGATCCAAAAGCATTTAAAATAGAACCTAATGCAAAAGTGGAAGATCTGATAAAACAATTCCCAGGAATACAAATTGATAAGGATGGAAAAATTACCGCTCAAGGCGAAACTGTAACCAAAGTTTTGGTTGATGGTGAAGAATTTTTTGGTGATGATCCTACTTTAGTTACAAAAAATCTACGTGCTGACATGGTTGATAAAGTGCAATTGTACGACAAAAAAAGCGATCAAGCCGCTTTTACAGGAATTGATGATGGTCAGAAAACAAAAACGCTGAATGTTAAACTTAAAGAAGACAAAAAAAATGGTCATTTTGGGAAAGTAGAACTTGGAGGAGGGACCGATAATTTTTACAAAGGCCAAGCCATGTTTAATAAGTTTTGGGATAAGAAAAAATTAGCAGCTTATGGCATTTTAGGCAACACAGGGCAAGTAGGATTAGGATGGGGAGATAAAGATAAATATGGCCAAAGCGGTTATCAAGTAACTGATGACGGCGGTATTTATTTCTCAAACAATGGAAATGATGAATTTGATAGTTGGGACGGGCAATTTAATGGTGAAGGAATTCCAGTGGTTCAAACTGGCGGAATACATTTTGACAATAAATGGAACAAGGATAAAGAATCTATCAATGCAAATTACAAAATTGGCGACATCAAACTTTCAGGAAATCGTAATGATATTAACCAGCAAAATTTAAGTTCTAGCAGCATTTATAATGCTTCAGACAAGAATTTTGAAAAAAATATGACTAAAAATAAACTTGATCTAGCTTATGAAATTAAAATTGACACTACTTTAACTTTAAAATTAAATGTAGATGGATTGTTTAAAAAGAGCAATTCCAGTGACGCAGAAATGCGAAAAGGTACTGAAGAACAAGGTAACCAATTGAATAATTTGAAACAGACAAATAATAATAATGTTGATGATAAAGCATTTAATATAAATACTTTATTAACCAAAAGACTTAAAAAGACGGGCCGAACATTATCTCTTAATCTAAGCCAATCAAGCACAAATAGTAAAAGTGATGGTTACTTAAATTCTAGGGCTGAGTTTTTTACACCATCTGTAATTAGTCCGGATAGCACTAAAGTAGTCGATCAGAATAAAGTCAATAATATTAGCAATACAGCTTTTAAATCAAATTTAATCTATACCGAACCGTTATCCAAAAGTTTATCTTTAATTCTTAATTATGGATTCAACATCAGTAATGGAAAAGCGGATCGTAAATCTTTTAATCAATCTTCAAATGGTGATTATAATGTTTTGGATTCCATCTTTAGTAATAATTATGAATTAGACCAAACAATAAACCAGGTTGGAGCGATTTTTAACTACAAAAAAAATAAAACTGTTTTTTCTTTTGGCTCTAAATTTAGTGGTGTAAACTTTAAACAATATGATGTTTATGCAGATAGTTATTTTAAGCAAAAATTTGTTAACTACATGCCTCAGATAAGCTATCAGTATAATTTTAAACAAAGAGAATCGCTTCGTTTGTCGTATAACGGAAATACCGATCAGCCGACATTAGATCAGTTACAGCCTATCCGAAACAATGAAAACCAATTAAATACAATTGTTGGTAATCCAAATTTAGATCCTTCTTTTAGAAATATTCTTAGAGGTAGTTATTACTCCTACAAAGTGCTCACCAATCAATATTTTTCGGTTAACGGATCGTATAATTTTACAATAAATCCAATAATAAGTAATGTGGTTACAAATGATAGAGGAGAAAGTATTTCCCAATTTGTAAACCTCGAAAACAAAGCTTCAACAAGTTATTATTTGAACAGTAATTTTGGCAAAACAATCAAAGCAATTGATATGACAGCAGGAATTGGTTTAAGCGCCAACAAAAATGTAAACTATAATTACATCAATACAAAACTGAATAAAACTAAAAATTCAACTTACTCCTTTAATTTAAACTTATCAAAGTATAAAGAGAAAAAATATAATTTTAATACCAGCTTCGGACCTACATACAACGTTGCCGATGCAAGCATCAATGAAAATAGTGATAGTAATGGTTGGGGGTTTAATGGAAATTTCTGGACCAGTGTAGAGTTACCTTTCAAACTGGAAATTAGTACAGATGGTAATTATCAATATAATGGAAAAACGCAAGTGATTCAGGAAACTTTTGAACGTTTTATCTGGAATGCATCTATCACCAAGAAATTCTTAAAATCAGATAATTTAAGAGTTTCTATAACGGGAAGAGATCTTTTGAACCAAAATGTAGGATTTAATCGTTCGGCTTATAATGGAAACATCAGCCAAAGTACTTATACGACTATCCAAAGATACTTTATGTTCTCTGTAAGCTGGGATTTCAGCAAAATGGGCGGAGGAGAAATTAAACAAAACTAA